Part of the Lampris incognitus isolate fLamInc1 chromosome 1, fLamInc1.hap2, whole genome shotgun sequence genome is shown below.
AACTGTCAactatgttaaaaaaaacaaaacgcagTCAGCTCGAGATATTTTGCTGCTGTGTGAGAGGACGGATGCAGATCACGTGCAGCTCTTGTATCACAGTGAGGTAATGTGGCTTTCAAGAGGACATGTGCTTACTCGCCTGTTCGAACTGAGGAAAGAAGTGCATGCATTTCTTGATGTGAAGCAGTCCCCTCTGACAGAGCATTACAGCGATGATGCCTTTTGTGCAAAACAAGCCTCTTTATCAGACATGTCTGATCAGTTGGATCAGCCGAATATGTCAATGCAAGGAAGAAACAGCACTGTGTTTTTGGTTTCAGACAAATTGAGGGGTTCAAGAAAAAACTCATCCTTTGGAACAGGAGCGTCAAAGAGGGATGAATGGATGTTCCCACTCCTGAGTCAAACGTTGGAAGGTTCTCCTCCTTTTAACATTTCCAATGTTGTCACCCAGCATTTAACTCAGTTGTCACATACGTTTTCAGATTACTTTCCAGAAGACCCCCGGAATGGAAATCTTTGGGGTTTAGACCCGTTCTCAATGGATCCTGCATCTGAAGACATGGCACTGACCACTGTATTGGACAACCAGCTGATGGAATTATCAGCTGACAGCAGCCTGAAGCTTCAACTCACACAAGTTGACCTTGCTTCATTCTGGATATTGGCTGCCAGTGAATATCCCTCTCTGTCACAACGGGCAATCAAATTTCTGTTGCCTTTCACCACCACGTGCCTGTGTGAGTCAGGGTTTTCCATTGTGACTGTCACAAAATCCAAGGCTAGGAACAGACTGCAAGTAACTTGGAATGCTACTCTGCGAATCAGCCTCTCACCCATCCCACCCCGGCTTGATCTGATAATTTCTCAGAAGCAACCCCAAGTATCTCACTGAGGGCAAATAGAATATTTAATTCAATCATTGCAGCTGTCAGTGACATAGCAATCGTTAACAGGTCAGAATAcccctttatttattttataaggtTTTACATTTATTTCGGTATGTGGGCCCTGACTGTTTTGACACATACCCAAGTGGGCCTTGAGTTACAAAAGATTGAGAACCCCTTCTATAATGAATATATTACCACTATCATGTACTATAAAGAATACATTATTACTATCATGAACCATGACGAATACATTACCACTATCATGTACCATGACGAATACATTACCACTGTCATGTACCATAACGAATACATTACCACAATATGTACTATAACAAAAACATTACCACTAGCATGTAATATAACAAATACACTACAACCATCATGTACTATAACGAATACATTACCACTATCAtgtactgtctgtgaatgttctcattcatccggatcacggttatccaaaggaattgaatcaagtgcaactggacttggtatatatctgtgaagacgtttcgcctctcatccaagaggcttcctcagttcgtgcctttctgactagaccaagctagtctgactggctgctgatgagactcaaaatgtatcctctttggagtcgttatcagaggtattgatgtgcatggctctttgtgttccgatgtttagcagcgatggtcgttgggggtgttagtttcaacttcgttagtgctccattcagtggtcatgagagtcgttggagccgttagtgaccgactgttgttcttggaggctaggcttcttgagtctcctgggtagagatgaaaggacagcattgtgagcgggagataggtggtgtcgcagacctcctcctctgttgagggatggttttttccagttttgcatagatggcttccttcacccctctttcaaaccatctatcttccttgtccaaaatgtgtacgttgctgtcctcgaaggagtgtgtcttctcctttaggtgtagatagactgctgagtcttgtcctgaggagtttggccttctgtgttgggccatccgtttgtgaaGTGgtcgtttggtttctcctatgtataggtcagtgcaatcctcattgcattgtacagcatacaccagattgcttttccgggtgtgtggtacacggtctttgggatgaaccagtctttgtcggagtgtgttgctgggtttgaagtatgccgggatgcggtgtttgttgaaaattctcctgagtttctaggagaccccagaaacatacgggatgactatgttattcctcctgttccttttctcctcattgcTCACCCGGTTGGCCTGAAGTTCAACGGCTATCTCAGCCCCACCACGGTTGCCCTGCCGGAGAGTAACGTATTCTCATGAAACGGATCGTgtgatatcgtacgaaaagttatgcacaATTTTTCGTGGATGTACGAATGTCCCACGACACGCCTGCGCAATCCTATGCAGTGCAGAACagcttccctccactacaggtaaGTCTGTAGCCTAATCATTTACAGTGAAGTGTCCTGACATTAGTTTTTGGCTCAGGGAAGATGTAGGACTAACATTACTGGGgggttttgttggtttttttgttggTATCCAGGGTGTTTCATGCTCTAGAAATGTGGCAGAAACAACTATATCAACATTTCCACTGAAATGTTGTAGGCTACAAATGGAAAGCTGAATTGACTATTAGCTACATGCATGAACTGGTGGGTTAGGGTCAGTGTTGCActttccactgagaataaaataAACGTACGCCAGTTTTTTTCCACGACAGCCAGCGCGATCACAGCCTGGCCCACGATTACGTGGGTTACATACGAATGTTAGTGCATTACTTTTCGTACGTTTTActacgaccagggaatgagaacagcctgcGGAGAGACATTAGCCGCCTTGTTACGTCTTTACCTCGAACTGGATGATTGAAAACCTTCCTCACCCCCAGAGTGAACCTGGCGTATGCGGCGCACGCAGTGGTTTGCCTCTCCCACATCGTGGTTGCCCAGGAAAGCGCGGGACTTCGGAGCAACCCAGTCAGGAAGGTGATCTTTGCTCTCTCACCAGAGGACACTGCAACAGAAAGCCTCGACAACCCCCGGGGTCGCCGTCGGGGAATGACGGTTCGCGGGACAGGGGCGTGGAACTGGGTGCTATGGGGAGCCTCAGGGCAGCTGCACTGCTTTGCAGGATCATGAGGGACTGCACAAACGGTACCGACTTGGTCCGTGATGGTTCTCAGGGTCTTGTCATGTTTCCCGAGTAACGTGTCCTGATTTAGCGAGGGCTTGCTGGAGCCCGTCTTTGGTGGCTGGGTCCATACTGGCCAGATCGTATTGTTAACCGGGGCTGCATGGCCGAACCCAATATGCACACAGATAGACTTAACGACCGGGGGCTGGGCAGAGCAAGCAGGACTGTGGACAACACGGAGAGCCAGGTCTAGACCAAGAAACAGGTAGGACAATGTCTCAGCATAAAGGCTGGAGGCATAGACTGTACTGAGCAGCCACTACCATCTGGTAAGGTGGATGTGGCAAGGCTGGGTATATAAGGAGTAGAGTTGATAGATGTagatgagatgcaggtggtgAACCTCTgctctgcctacctgcctgcctacctgcacCTAATCCtgaagatacatacacacacaaacaggagagagcgaattatttatttattgtaactTATTGTTTTGAAGACAAGTCTGCCAGGACATTTGCCTAATTTAAGTCACGTACCAGGAACAGGTACTGTACTTCCCTGGCAGTTAACTAGAAGTCTAAACTGGGTAATTGCCACCTGTTTATACttaatttttatttgttttttttttgtttttgtttttttgttttttgtttttgagagGCTGGAAAGGTTTTAAAGTTCCTCTGCTACAATAAAAAGGCAAGCTGGCATCTGCCAGTTTAGGATTCAACAGGCTTCATTTTCCAGGcaagttttattttaattttattattactattatttgttTAAGTTGCCCTCATGTTGTTAGTTACATGACGACATGGTCACTGAATGCCTATATTCTGTTGTAGATAAAACTTGTACTGCTCAGGAGTTTGAGGGCCATTTACTCAAACACTTCCCATAGCTTGAAGAGGGAGGAGGCTTTGAGCTTTTAAGATCCTGGGGTATGACCCACTAAAAATACCCTAAAGTGGTGCCAATGTCTTGATGGTGGATAAACCCCCTTGTACCTAATCACGGAGGCAGGGATTGGTTCTTGGAATCATTTACGTGAGGTCACTACAAGCCAACCTAAGTATGGATAtgatgggtttttttcttttcctagaACAATTTCACATGTGTCAGTCACTAGAATAATAAGGAAATATGTATGCAAATGTGAGATTCAGTCTTTGTTATATAAATGATTAAActagatttatttttttatttttttaggaaaGTCATGACACTAAACAAACAAGGTATGATCTCAGTATTTAAGAGCTGTTTTTCCCCATGGGTCTTGCATTACCTGGTGGTTCAGCCatacagtgtctttactgtaatggatggatgaagcaaTCATCCATCCCTGTGTACGCTGATGTGTGTTCAATGCAAGTAGTTGTTCAGGGAGTCCTTATTAGGATTGCATTTCAACTGAGTATTGGGTGTAGTTGTTAAAGTATAGCTGTTCAGATGTTTTAATTGTACAACAAAATGTTCAGCTGCTTTTATCCTACTTAGAAACTTGATGTACTCCTCTGTAAAGCTCACATAGTGTGATGTCTGATGCATTGTGCCATCTCACTttgtctcatcatcagccacttctccggggtcgggttgcggtagcagcaagctatgtagggcactccagatgtccctctcccctgcaacgccctccagctcctcctgggggatcccaatgcgttcccaggccagattggatatgtaatccttccagcgagttctgggtctaccccggagtctcctcccagtttggacgtgcccggaaaacctccaaaggtgccttccttttgaggttttcTGGTTGGGCGGTGAAAAGAGCACTTgaaggagctcctgaacccggctaacacatcctcagtggaggaatatccctggcagaggtttctgaggtagttaagaagctcctcggtggcaagacgccgggtgtggatgggattcaccctgagatgctgaaggctctggacattgttgggctgtcttggctgacacgcctcttcagtgttgcgtggaggtcggggacagtacctgtggtttggcagactggggtggtggttcccatattttaaaaaaaaaagggggaccggagggtgtgctccaaattATCGGGGAatcacattgctcagcttccctgggaaagtctactctaaggtgctggaaaggaggctccgaccaattgtcgaaccttggatccaggaggaacaatgcagattccgtcctggctgtggaacaacaaaccaactctttacccttgcggaggtgctgagggaggcatgggagtttgaccagccagtctacatgtgattTGTGGGAGAATGCTTATGaacatgtaccccggggcactcagtggggggtactgcgggaataTGGGGTAGTGCAGCCCGGTATCACTAGATTTTTGTCACGAAATGTAATCTATGAAATTGTGCTGgtggacacgatgtcactgaattgttcttgtccggcaccatgaacttgtatccaatgcattcctatgagccaagtttttcttgcacgAGTCATTGTTATTAAGATGCTGGCtgtggctggtctggcctcccgggagaattcTGTTCacttacatatacactcactggccactttattaggtacaccttgctagtaccgggttggacccccttttgccttcagaactgccttaatccttcgtggcatagattcaacaaggtactggaaacattcctcagagagtttggtccatactgacatgatagcatcacgcagttgctgcagatttgtcggctgcacatccatgatgcgaatctcccggtccaccacatcccaaaggtgctctattggattgagatctggtgactgtggaggccgtttgagtacagtgaactcattgtcatgttcaagaaaccagtctgagatgattcgagctttatgacatggcgtgtcatcctgctggaagtagccatcagaagatgggaacactgtggtcataaagggatggacatggtcagcaaccatactcaggtaggctgtggcgttgacacgatgctcaattggtactaaggggcccaaagtgtgccaagaaaatatcccccacaccattacaccaccaccaccagcctgaaccgttgatacaaggcaggatggatccatgctttcatgttgttgacgccaaattctgaccctaccatccgaatgtcgcagcagaaatcgagactcatcagaccaggcaacgtttttccaatcttctattgtccaattttggtgagcctgtgcgaattgtagcctcagtttcctgttcttagctgacaggagtggcacccggtgtggtcttctgctgctgtagcccatgtgcctcaaggttcgacgtgttgtgtgttcagagatgctcttctgcatacctcggttgtaatgagtggttatttgagttactgttgcctttctatcagctcgaaccagtctggccattctcctctgacctctggcatcaacaaggcattttcgcccacagaactgccgctcactggatattttctctttttcggaccattctctgtaaaccctagagatggttgtgcgtgaaaatcccagtagatcagcagtttgtgaaatactcagaccagcccgtctggcaccaacaaccatgccacgttcaaagtcacttaaatcacctttcttccccattttgATGCTCgggttgaactgcagcagatcgtcttgaccatgtctacatgcctaaatgcattgagttgctgccatgtgattggctgattagaaatttgcgttaacgagcagttggacgggtgtgcctaataaagtggccggtgagtgtatttgaaaacacaaaaactaccctaaccctaactgttaTTTATCTACATTTCAGACAGCAGAAACGACACGTCTGCTCAGTAACTGTCTACATCAGCTCTCTTTATTTACCTCACTGCTTTTTTACATGTAattttcttacttctcccttctactgcctccCCCTCCCCAGTGGGCGGCGGACTAACTACAAAATATAACACTAACTAACCCTAACCGCTGtagtttgtgttttcaaatatatgtaagtgaccggcattctcccgggaggccagaccagccaaagcccgcatcttgataacgtgactcacGAAGGAAAAACTTGGCCCACAGGCATGCATTGGATACAAGTctgtggtgccggacaagaaaattccagtgacatcgtgtccgtcagcacgatttcatagattatATTTCGTGGATATGACACGAAATCTTGTGATACCCGGTTGGGTACAGgggtagttgctacaagccatactgtccttgtataaccaaagtgagagctgtgtccgcattcatGGCACAAAGCCAAACATGTTTTCGGGGGGTGTCAGACACCACGAAGGTTGCCCCttttctccgattctgtttgtgatattcatggacaggatctcaaggtgcagccaaggtgaggagtgtgttcattttgggaacctcagaattgcatctctgctcttcgcagatgatgtggtttcttggcttcaccagaacgcaacctccagcgcactggggcggtttgcagctgagtgggcCATAGTTCTCTACTGTAAAATGATGAATTGCTCCCCTCCGGGTttgagatgagttgttgcctcaattgaaggagttcaagtatctcgggatcttgttcacgagtgagggtaggatggagcgggagattgacaggcggactggtgcagcatcagcagtaatacagacgttataccggaccgttgtggtgaagagggcacTGAGctagaaagcaaagctctcaatttaccagttagtcttcgttccaaccctcacttattGTGATGAGATTTGGGTAGTGACAgagagggtgagatcgcggatacaagcggctgaaatgagtttcttcggtagggtgtctgggctaagCCTTAGGGATAGGGTGAGGAATTCggccatctggagggagctcggcgtagagccgctgctccttcgcgtcgaaaggagccagttgaggtggctcggacatctgattaggatgcctcctgagtgtCTTCCTTTGGAGCGTTTTACCATCCCCAGGTGAAATGCCTTCCCAATAGGCAGTCCCTAGTTCACTATATTACAGTCAGTGTTGACGTGTCATTGGTAAGTGTTCAGTCCCAGTGGATGAAATTGATGCTAACACAGAGCTATGTGTTATAATGCTATGACGAACATGGGCAAACTAAAGATAGTATATGTCAGCCATGCTTGGAGCAGGAAATGATATGGAGGCTGAATGAAGAGAAGTGCAGACGGTAGATGTTGTATGGAGACAACAGGTGAGAGGAAACGGAGTGGGAAGTGGGAGAGAGGGTGATTGAGGACAGTGGATGGATGTCATAGAAATTGAGGGGGAAGATAATACAGAGATAACAGCTGAAGATCAAAGGAACAACACCCATAACATGGGAGAGAAGACAGCACTGTCAGCTGCCAACAGACAGCAATACAGGTGAAGGTTTGGTACATTTGGATTCTTTTTGACAATACTGTGGTAAGAGACAGTACATATGTAATGTGCAGTTGTCAGTGAGCTTCAGCTCATCAGAGTAGCCATATTAATACTTTTCTTTTCACTAACCAGAGTTGAAAACGGAGCCTGACATAGAGAAAGGAGTACATCAACTGCTATTACATCTGACGGGCAATAACATAATTATTTGTCTTCTAGTGTTTTGAGTCCTCTTTACTTAGCCTACTTGTTTATTGACATAGGGTGTTGTGTACAATGGTGTTCGTATTCCTTTACCTTTGTTCATTATTAAAGTAATTGGCAGATAGACCAAATACAGTGTTGGAGTGTCATTATCCGCTCTGTTTATTGAAATATTTAAAAGTGAAACGTTCCACTTCCATCGTTTACCTTGTAAGTGTACGGTTCCTGTCGATGTGCCAGAGGCAGTTTGGTGCAGGAACACTGTGCACCCTCTCAGAGTGTACAGAGACTATGTGCGTTCAAACAATCCTCAAGGGTTTGTTCGTACATTGAGTGTTTAATTCTGTTCTTTGGGAAACGACACCAATAGTGAAAGTAATCTTGGTTTAACACAGAAGGTCGACAACAACTGCATgttatgataataacaatgatacaGTAATACAATAAGATTATGTGAACCTTTCCCTTTGTCTCCACACCACAGGGTACAGCCTGCACCCTGTGGTGTAGTGACAAGGGAACGTCTTCATTTGTCATGTTTCACCTGTACCGTACAGGTAAAACATGACAAATGTAAGACTAAACAGTATTTTGACACATCCGTTCATACAGCCATTTTATTTTGACTACCTTGAACCATGATGCCTCTTGCTTGCAGATAACGCTGCATCACACGCGGTATCCAGAACATGATTGTAACTCCCTGACAGCATCATCGGATTCCTCATCTGTGAGGCTGCTGTACAGATCGGCAGCCCTTACAATATAATAGATGTGTTAGTGACCAACAGCTGGCATGCAACTTATAGGTGCATGCCAGCCATAGCTTATAGGTCATAGGTACTGATTGCATGGGCCGAAAAGGTTTAGCACCCATAGGGAAGGCCGTTTAAAACATAAattactaaataaataaatacaaactacatcttttttttaaagcatcTATTTATGGTCACACTCTCACGgcgagagcaggagaggacccaaatgcagacagcaaggaaaagctgggcttgaacaaagctttaataacacaaacacttacaaacagcaggaacagaaggcaggtacagacagcgggaAAGCTTACAAAATGATGTGGCGatccggcgaccaagagtctctgtgagtgagtgagacgaACCGACAAAGAACCCAAGCAACTAAGGGGCATATATACCCAGGCCGGGACCTATCAGGGAGATCGGGCGCAAGTGTGCATGACCCGTACAGCCAgttggagaaaggggagggagattgggtgcaggtgcacaggaaccgcacagccaatcagagaaggGAACAGTTGAGTGAAGCCGGGCactcagggtcactcaggcacacaGTCGCAAGTGAATTGAAACACCAATCGGGATGGGAGACCgcaatgacccagatcacacacccatgacatgacccccccccccccaagggacaGATTCCAGGCGTCCTAAACAAACGGACCATGAGCACCAAGCAGGACGGACAGAGGGGGTCTGGGGgaggatgaatggggccagggatctcaggcggaaGTCCTGTCAAGTGGATGGCCTGAGGGTTGGACCAATGGATGGAACTGATCTGCagggcgaccaggatgcaggaTCGAAGGGCAGAGCAGCTCCGGCGAACGGGCAGATGGAAGACCCGGAGGCCGGCGACGCCGACAGGACCGCCGCTCTAGAGGCCGGCGACGCAGGAAGGTACTGAGGTGGCGTGACGGCTGCTTGGGGAACAGACTTCAGAAGCGGCGGGACGGCCGATCGGGgaacagacttcggaggcggcgggacggccgctaaGGAACAGACTTTgaaggcggcgggacggccgctcgggAACCAGACTTCAGAGGTGGCATGACGGCCGCCTGGGGTCCAGGCTTCGGAGGAGCCGGCAGCCGCTCGGggagcaggctttggaggcggcCTGGCTGCTGCTCGGGGAGCAGACTTCAGAGGCGGGGCAGCTGACAGCTTGGGAATAGACTGCACGTCAGCCGGGGTGGCCGACGGCATATCGGCTGAGGCCGCCGACGGCTCAGGAACAAGATTTCACATCAGCAAAGACAACTAACGGCACAGGAACAGACCACACTTTGGCAAAGACAGCCAACGGCACAGGAACAGACCGCACCCTGGCCAGGGTGACTGACAGCTCAGGAACAGACCGACCATTCTGGAATTCGGGGggcactgggcagctgaggctctgggacgctgggcagctgggGCTCTGGGgttgctgggcagctgagactcgggggcgctgggcagcttagactcagggacgctgggcagcttaggctctgggGCGCTGGGCAGCTTAGACGCTGTCTTACAGGGGTTGGGAGGAACTGGATTCAGCTGGAATTTCCACCTGAAGAAATCCACTTATCAGGCTAAGTCAGGGTCCTGCTTCCAGAGTATGGTGAGAAGCTCAAAGGAGCCTAGCTCTTCATTGAGTAAAGTTTCCCTCGACACACCAAAATCCTCACACGTATATGGCAGGCTGAGCAGGTCCATGTTTGGTTGGTTCGTTCTCTCACGgcgagagcaggagaggacctaaatgcagacagcaaggacaggctaggcttgaacaaagctttaataacacaaacacttacaaacagcaggaacagaaGGCAGGTACAGACAGTGGGAAAGCTCACAAAATGCTGTGGCGATCCGGTGACCA
Proteins encoded:
- the LOC130110861 gene encoding transcriptional regulatory protein AlgP-like — translated: MPSATPADVQSIPKLSAAPPLKSAPRAAARPPPKPAPRAAAGSSEAWTPGGRHATSEVWFPSGRPAAFKVCSLAAVPPPPKSVPRSAVPPLLKSVPQAAVTPPQYLPASPASRAAVLSASPASGSSICPFAGAALPFDPASWSPCRSVPSIGPTLRPST